The nucleotide sequence GGTTTTCTTTTCAGATAAACACAAATTCTTCAATACATAATGATCTTTTTATCTATACCTATCATCGTCAAATACGTTATGTATAGATTATCAACATATTATAATGACGGAGTGTTAAATTAACCAAAGCTTAAACATATGTCTAAGGGTTATGGTTAATAAAAGTCTTAATCTTATCTCATGTCAAATACGTTATGTTTGCTTATCGGATGGTTTAAAACTTTTCATGTCACGCCTCATTTTTTCGCCTCGATTCGGCGGGGTGTGAAtaaatacatacacacatatatatatacatacacgaAACAAATATACACACATTCATATTCGTATATATACAAACATACACATATAACGCACACACATGCATATACAtgacatacacatacatacacagaTACGTACATGATACATCAAGGGCGTAGGATAGTGGGGCGGGAGGGGAcagccgaccccccgaacttttcgcttaatagtggagagtatgtagtttttatatagaaatttttgggtatatacgttttcgaccccccccccccattttatagaaatttttgggtgtgtccgttttcgacccccgatcggaaatctcaagcttcgccactgtgatacatacctacatacacaaatacatgtATACCTATATGCATACGTACACATAGGTGCATACGTTTAAAATTTACAATAAGAATAATGATATATGTTGTTTTCTACACACTGGTGACAAATACTACCTTTTCATCGGAAATATGTCACAACTTACGCCAGATAGATTTTTGATGGAATTATTaaatttaggggctgtttggcaacatctgaatggttaagtgctgaaccagtaagagatctgaaccattaagtgttgaaccagtaagaggtctgaccaattaagagcctgtataatacCTTTTCGTCGGAAATATGTCACAACTTACGACAGATTTTTGACGGAATTATTaaatttaggggctgtttggcaacatctgaatggttaagtgctgaaccagtaagagatctgaaccattaagtgctgaaccagtaagaggtctgaaccattaagagtctgtataatgcttaaccgttcaaaggcaaatgtctgaccaattcagattagaggtcttaaccattcagactctgtataatgtttaaccattcagaggcaatgtctgaaccattcagacatctgctcgtgaaacaaacagtctgacccattaagtgctaaaccagtaagagttttgaaccattaagagcctcattaagaggtaaacaaacaacctctTATTAAAAAATAAGCATGCCTAGGAAACTACATGATTGTTTCCTACGCCTTTATGACAAATCTAATGAAAAATACACTTTTGTCACAAATGTGTAggaaatataattattttttattaataaactaaatttagtattatttataaatataatcGTGTATATCCTTGTAATTACTTTTGATTAAACAATGTAAAAATAACTTTTTGTCGGAAATGTGTCACAAGTTGTGACATAATTCTGACGGAACGTTTAAGtcaactaaaaaataaatattttgtcacaaatgtgtaggaaatataactatttttaattattatactaattttactattatttataaatataaaagtGTATATCcttgtatttatttttaataaaattaagtaATATGACTTAGTTGTTGGAAATGTGTCGCAACTTGTGACGCATTTTTGACGGAACGTTTAATTCAACTTAAGAATAAATATTTTGTCACAGATTTGTAAGAAATGATTTAATATTTAACCTTTTGTAGATTATTTTTGACAGATCTGTGACGCATttgtcaattaattagggtttttttcTGTCATTGTTGCGTCAAAAATTTGACAcagaattttggaaaaaaaatttgtaggaaatttgtcaCAAATGTATTTGAATTTGTGATAAAAATAATTGTGTAGGAAATTTTCGTAGGAAATTATGCACTATTCTAGTAGTAATTGCGTTAGTTTCTTGTAAATTGAGCATATACATTTTCTATGATTTTTAGTTAAAAGTTAGATAATTAGTTGTGAATTTTCATTAAAGTTTTTTCATGTTTATGTTAGTAAAATGCACATTTGTTTTCTTAACTTACATTAGTTTATAAATCCTCATTGTTTTTGTTATCTACTCCATGTCAGAACATTCATAAGCTGGTCAATAATGGATTTTTCATGAGGAAGCCTACCAAGGTTCACTCGTGCTAATCGTATAAAGGAAAGGGTCGTTATTCTTACAGGTTTCAACTTCTAAGGTGAGTCTACAAACAATTGTTCCTTTTCATAATTAAGGTAGGGAAGTTATACTATATATGGTGGGTGATGAATTATGGTTTCAAACTTTGAATCCTGGAATCTTgaatattgtttattgattgtgaATTTGTGATTTCGGGGAGTCTTTTATTGATTCAATGACGTAATTAAAAGTGTTGGGTCATTGGTTTCTTCCTGAATTCTATCAAGGCTTGCATGGGGTTGACTATAGTTATCTTATTTGATGGCTATTATCCTTACTAACACAAAAAACTAGTTTGATGTGATTGGACAAGTGATCAGCCAGTTTTGTTGTTATAATGTTTGTGTTTCATTGGTAAAGGCAAAGTCTTTAAACATATGGGTTTgaaaggggggggggtcttgaGTTCAAATCACACAGACAACATagattaaaagaaatttgtcgttcaaaaaaaaaaaaaaactctttggATCGTACCTCGATAGTAACGTTGAATTATCGATAATCAAACATCCAATATCCAACATTTGTAAGGATGAGTACAACTTTCCAAATCTGTGATATTTTGCGATCAAAGAATATTTGACGCGGTACCTATAATCATGAAAGTAATTTTTAGGTATCtaacgaaaattttattttttatataaattaactAAAACTACATTTCATTAGGTAGAGTATCATATTCTTCTTTCCCCTTGTATAAACATATAGGTTTCAAACATTCATAATTCATATATCATCAAATATTGTTATTGCATTTGCATCAATAATTGATTCAAATAATGTAATTTCATAGTACATGAAAAATACCACTATACCTAAAAGGAATTAAAAATATCACGAGCTTAATAAAGAGAGCCGGCCAAAAAAACACTTATAAAAGGCCAAAAGTAGCTCTGAAGCAAAGAATAGAACAACGTACAATGATTTTGACATCTTGATTAAACATGAAgcatgaaaataaaacacaaagtCAAGCAAAATTAAATATCAATGTTTTTATGTATTATTTCTTTATTCATATGATATCACTGTGACTTTTACAAATACAGATATTTAGTTGTTAATCTTTTGAGTTTTAGTTCACAAATCACTTTTACAAAGAGTCAATTTTCAACACACTGTTGTGTGTCACTATCTTAATagaattttaattaataaaagttgTAAAAATCATGAAAATTTTCAACTTACACATTATATTTTTATGGATGTAAGATTTTACAATAATACTGGATGTATTGATGCAAATAAGTGAAAAAAGCATATGTGCAAAACAGGGCCGACTGTACATTACTGGTCAGAAATTCGTACCACACAGTAATGTTTTAAAGCATAAGAATAAATTGCATATTTTTCTTGAGTTATATATGTCGCTCaagtagggatgagctcggtattaaccggtaccgaaaatccctaAAAGTGAGTACCGGTTCTTGAGTTGTATATGTCGGTGTAAGGCTGAAGTAGgtatgagctcggtaccaaccggtactgaaaatcctcaaaagtgggtaccaGTACCGCTAACGAATATActcggtacggttcggtaccggtattcgagggtaaaaaccggtaccgaaaatgtcaaaagtcggtaccgtattggtaccgaaaatgtacACAGTTCGGTAAACTTGGTACCGGTACCTGacaccatttgctcatccctaggctaaagggtgtgggggtcatggttGGAACATAATTCGCCACGTAGAAACATGAATGGAAGGTTACACCACCCCCTCCTTGATTGATGGTGGTTGATGTGGATTAAACCACGATTACCACGGCCTGCATTTGATGACTTTgagacaaaaataaattaaaataataatggggatagtggtttgggtcatgaccacacccttagggtagtggttttgaatggtGGATTAGAGGTGGATAACATGACGTTTATGTGGAGGGTCATGACCGCACCCTTTAGCCTAATATGGTGTTAAAAATTGATTAGATTATGACCTCTTCATATATAACTTTGTCTAATATGTGTACCAAGGACACATGCTAAGGAGTAATTAAAAACTTATACTTtccgtaaaaaaaaaatacaaattcaatAATCAACAATTTTTGTAATCTTAACATAATATGATGTTGAAATCATTATTTTACACATGTTTTGTCATACACACATATGTGTGTCAGTCTTGCCTTTGGGCTAGGCTTACAGTACCCATAAACAAAATTTTAAGAATACAGTATTTGGGCTGGGCTTACACTGTACCAGACCGTACCCCAAAAGCTCTACTGTCCAAACCCAAAACCCAAAACCCAATCACCACCAGCCGACGCCAACTCCGTGCCGTCGCCACCGCCGCCGTACAGCACCGTGGAAACATCACAATTTCAGTTGCCATCGCACAATGAATGTGACCTGGCTGTTTGTGGCCAATAATAATCACAACTCAGTTTATTCCCAACAGTGGTCCaaactttttaattttatttgtataatagtccgccgttaaaaataaCTTAATggggttaagtttttttccgaattacaaaccaatGATTTAGGGCTTTTAATCAGAACGAGGATatgagtcgattgatgtaaaacttacctcgaaacagtgttttaaacggcttgatttttgtaagtttcaaacccgaattgaagcaccattTTCGATTTTTGGAGCACTGTTTCGagataagttttacatcaatcgactcatatcctcgttctgatcaaaagcctgaaaacatcggtttgtaatttggaaaatcTTAACTCCCTTATGGCCttatgttttttttaacggcGAACCATTATACAAACAAAATGAAAAAGTTGAAACCACTGTCGGGAATAAACTCAGTTAGGATAATTATTTGCCAAAAACAAccggattatttaaatccaatttggcTTTTGTTTTTAGACTTTAATTAATCTACTATAGCACGGTTAATTCATTAAAATACAAATTCCAGATGTTAAAAATCTTAACAGATGAACAAAGCATAATCCTCAGTATTATCGTAAGCTATGACGGCAAGTTCACATATTTACAACAAGATGAAACAGCATATGTTAAACAAACAGCCGGCAACTATTGACCATTTTCAGCCGGCCAAACATATTTTCTTGTTGTCTTGACTTTTTATTCACCTTTAAACTCTGGCCATTGGGCATTCACAGCTTTTGCTTGTTGTAAACAACACCTCATCTTTGTAAATTCAGCCAACTGTTTTTGTATCATATAAGCTAACCAAATCAAGCGATATAACTTCCATTTTCCAACATTATTGTCCCTTTTCACTCGTTTGCACAATGCCGGTTAACCCGACCAAAGCGGCATAAACTGTACTCAAATTACTAGCTGGGTTTTTAACTTCTTATAATGGGTTGGATTCAATCCTTTGTTGTGGTTTCTTTTGTCTTTGTTCTTCTTTTGCCGgtaggaaagagtgaagccgaggATGTGATTGAAGCGTTGGTCGAATTCATGAAAAAACTTGTGCCTGGAAGCATGCAGAACATACCAAACTGGGGATGGAACGCTACTTCTGATCCTTGCCTGAATAACTGGCATGGGGTTACTTGTGACACAGGCAACAAAACCGTGAAGAACATTGTTCTCGAGCAGCTTAATTTGTCAGGAACCGTTGATTTTGAATCCGTTTGTAAAGAAACTAATCTTCTTTTATTGAGCCTGAAGTACAACAATCTTTCAGGAAGCTTACCACAAGAAATATCAAACTGCAAACAACTTAAGCTCTTGTATTTAAACGGGAATAAATTTTCGGGCAATCTTCCTGATTCTCTACATGATTTGACCAATTTGGTAAGGATCGATATATCCAACAACGAGCTTAGTGGTAACTTGCCAGATATGTCAAGAAACACGGGCTTGTCAACCTTTTTGGCGCAGAACAACCGTTTCACTGGAGAGCTACCGAACTTCAATTATCGGCTACTTGAAGACTTTGATGTCTCGAATAATGATTTGACCGGTCAAATTCCTGACGATACTGGTAAGTTTGGCGCAAGAAGCTTTGCGGGTAACCCTCGTTTATGTGGGAAAGTGTTGCCGAATGCATGTCCGgtgggaaagaaaaagaaaaagcgCTCGCATGATTTTCTTATTTATTCCGGTTATGCAGTTCTTGCCTTGATTGTTCTTGTTTTGGTTGCTATTTTATTCCTCAAGAAAAAAGCGAAACATGAAGATAATGAGTTCAGTTCCGATAGCTACACGAAGAAAGGATTTAAAAGTACAAAAGATAGCAGTTTTTCGAGTGAGTCAAAGACGGGTCACACCAGGTCAGAATTCTCGATAACTTCAGCTGAAAACGGTGGGGTTTCGGCTTCGCTTGTTGTTCTTTCGAGCCCAGTGGAAGCGGTTAATGGGATGAGATTTGAAGACCTGCTTAGAGCTCCGGCCGAATTGATTGGAAGAGGAAAACATGGAAGTCTTTATAAAGTCCTTCCAAGTGGCGGCGGGGTTCCACTTGTCGTTAAAAGGATTAAAGATTGGGAGATTTCAAGAGTTGAATTTAAGAAAAGAATGCAAAGAATTGATCAAGTGAAACACCCTAAAGTGTTACCACTAGTTGCTTATTATTGTTCTAAGCAAGAAAAGCTTCTAGTTTATGAGTTCCAGCAGAATGGTAGTCTCTCTAAGCTTCTCCATGGTAAGCTAGCTTTTTATTAATTTGTTTGTTACTAAAAGTTGAGAAATAGCATGCTCATTATTAGAAGGGGACAACTTTGGCCCAAAGGGACTAAACTGGGTCATTTGGGCTTTATTTCTAATAAACTTTTGGGTTTGTTTGGGCCAAACAATGGGTCTAAATCATATTCAAATGGACTGAAACTAAAAAATGCTTAGGAAGTTGCAGGTCAACCGGTAAAGCTGTGTTGTATACTTGTATTGGCTCATTAACTCAGTTTTTTTGTCTGTCTTTAAAGTTCTATAAgcccattcaaaaaaaaaagttttataaGCAATTAAAGAATTAAATATGGGTTCAAAACTATGTTATTATGATAATAATCTATCTTATTGGTATAATACTTTTGATGCTACAATTTATTATTTGATTATTTTTTGTATATAGAGTATCATAAGTTGAAATTTCATTTAATATGTTTGTTACTATGAAACTCAAAAAATAATAGAAAATTAATAGGCCAACTTGACTTGACTCGGGCACGATTGGCCTGTATTGTTTTGTATTCTTAAAATGGCCAGTTTTGACCTGTTACCCAATCTTGTCCATCTGACACCAATACTTACGAATGTGTTACTCCTCTTTTGATACTTTACAGGATCACAAAATGGACAAATTTTCGACTGGGGGAGTAGACTGAACATAGCAAGCAACATGGCAGAAGCACTAGCGTTCATGCACAAAGAGCTTAAAGATGACGGAATAGCTCATGGAAACATAAAATCATCAAACATTCTTCTTACAAAGGACATGGATTCTTGCGTGAGTGAATACGGCTTAATGGTGGTAGACAATGGGTCACAGAATAGCAACGCGTTCAATGTTGATGTGTATGGATTTGGTGTGGTTCTACTTGAGTTGGTGACTGGGAAGGCGGTTCAGAGCAACGGGGTCGATCTGGCTAAGTGGGTTAACTCAGTGGTGAAGGAAGAATGGACCGGTGAAGTGTTTGATAAGGCTCTGGTGGTTGAAGGTGCGAATGAAGAACGAATGGTGGCTTTGTTGCAGATAGCTCTTAAGTGCATTAATGATTCACCTGGTATGGATCAAGTGGCTACAATGATAGCTTCTTTGAAGGAAGAAGAGGAAAGATCAATGGCTTCTTCTGGTCCATGATTCAAAAGCTGAAATTACTAGAATCTTGAGGTATGATGACTTTAAGTGATCAAGATTGATGTTAATTTACGTAGTATCTatcatatacatatatgtaaCAATGGCACATtggttatttttattatttgtattaaaGAATAAGGGCATGGATGTGCACATTAGTTTCTTGAATATTGACCAAATTCAtttcaattttttattgtttgtttTATGCAATTTACTAGCAAATGCCCTGATTCAAGACATGGAGTTTTAATCTGTTTGCTATTTTTATTGCATTACCATCAAAGACCAATTCTTATGGTATGGATTCATGGGTTGTTTAAGCTAAAAGCAAAAGGATAACAAAGGTTTAACacactttttttttattaaaaagcgTAAAATGACTAGTTTAGATCAATTTAACACGACATTTGTTATTAGACTATGTGTAGTGGAATCACGCCTCGCTCCACATGGGGTGATTCCGTTGGCTGTTGCATGAGGTCCAAGGACATATCCACACATTCCAGCCTCACGTCCGTTACCAGTTACCACACCCATGCCCGCCTTAACCCCCCTACTACGGGGGAGTGTAAGTATTCAATGCCCCCAACTGCAAGTCATGGACGCCAGCCCACTACACATAGTCGGAaccaaatgttttattttttataataaagaCCAAAATTATAATGAATATAAAATCAGTATTTAATACACCTTCATCTTTCATAAGGATGATTGTGATACTTGTTCAAAATGTCTGCATCCACTGTACAGTGCATTATATTGATTATAATCTTTACACAggtaacaaaaatatataaaaaaataacatgtATTCAACATATCAATACACATTTAACCATTATTTAGCATTAAAACCAATataatcaaaacaaaaaaaaaaaaaaaaaaaaaaacacaaaacaagatttaattataaccTGTAATGCTGCATTCGATCTCTTttcgaaaccctaaccctaaaaatcacacaaaactCGCCCCAAATTCATTCGTACGGACATCCGGCGACACTTTACCAGTAACCGCAACCGCCGACGGCGGCATAACATACCGCGATGAGAAATTCCGAATCATATACTCGTTCTCCGACTCCGGATCTCCGTTCTGCAACGGTCCTTGATCGAAATTGAGAGCGTAACTAAGAGGATCATACTGAAACTTTGAAGTTTGTCTAGTAACACTCTTGTTTTGATTGAACCGGCGTATGAACGTCTTCCATTTCGGACCGGCGACGATCTCCGACCACTCGCGAATCTTCTTCAAGGCGGCGATTCCCCGTGACCACAGGCTTCTGGTTGATTGCTGTTCTTCATCGTCCTCTGATGAGCGGACTTTGCGCCACCGGTAGGATAGGCAGAAACAGCAGTTTCGGTCGGGGAAGAGCGGTTCTGACGGCGGCGCGTGGTGGTCAGACGCGGTGGATTTAGGGGAGAATTGTGTCACCATTGATGCACTCACTGGTTTTGTTTCCGTTGGGTGTTATGAGGGTTTGGGAGTGGAGACGAAATATGATTTATGTAGTATTATTTATTTGGGAAATAATCGGTTTGgtgaataaatgaaaaaaaaaattgtatttacACCTAGGATAACTGTAACAGCGAAAAGAGAGTTTGTTAAAAggaataattaaaaaaaaaattaatatttataaCAATAAGATATTATTGTTATTACAAAAGTCTAAAGGCTAATATTCGTAAATTGTGGGATGGTTTGTCTCGGTTGCAACAACTACGTTTTCTTATTTTGAAAGGCTAACGGCTAATCATATATCCTACTGATAACATGATTATATTATAGTTAGTAACTATTTGCAAATTTGTTGgagtatttatataaatatagatTATGTATTTGTCAAGTTGGTTGAATAATATACATGCTTGATGTGATGAAATGATATGGTTTGCAAATGAGATATTTTTTTTAACCGCCAACAAATACTTCATTAAATGACTAATTAGGTAGTAGTCCATCAAACGATACACACAAGTTAGCCAAAAACATACAAAAGCAATGATATAGAAACAACAAACGTCGAAAAGGAAGTATTACAGACCCATCGCAATTATATTGAAACTGCTCCACTGGTTCCAGATCGTGTTCTGGTATTTCGCTTGGCTCCAAATCCACATAAAACTCAAATTTCTCTGATTTCTTCCATGACTTTTCTCCTATTCAAATGCTCTGCTCGAAAACAACCCTATTTCGGGCCTTCCAAAGACTCCAAACGACCGTTTGTGTAATAGCATTTAACAACTTCTTCAACTCTTTGGACCCACTGGCATAATCATGGAATTTAATAGATCGAACCTGTCAATCAAGAAGAACGTAGGCAACCTACACCAGTCCGCGCATCTTCTAAGATTTGCTTGCAAATGGCATAATGGTTTAATACATTAAAAAAAGAACTATAAAAGTTTGAGTTTTCATTAATACATTTAGAAATTTAAAAGCGTGTCAAATACACAACATAATTTTAAAAAAGAATTGTAAAAGTCACGTAAACATATACATGCCAAATATAGTACGtctataaaaaaaaagaaaaacggTAACAATTGTATATATATCTTGTGTTCACACTTAAAACAATAAATACAACTATTAACACTAACATggtttttacaaagcttacaATAAATACAACTATTAACACTAACATGGTTTTTTTACAATGCTTTAGGACTGTATATATTTATTGCAACTTAAATTCGTTTAGCCTAAGCCTACAAAACTTTAAACTTGAGTTATTCTACATAAAAGTCAATTTAAAACAATTTAAAGTGATAGCAATAATGAGTCAAAATTAACGTTTTCTAAAAGGCTCTCACTATTCTCACATCTTTAAAtctttttttaaatcttttttttttgaacgactaaTTTTTTCCTATTAAATACATACACATCTTAAGGATTGAACTTTGTTATCTCTATAAGAGATAATTTCTCTTAACTACTAAGCTATAACATAAGTGGCAATCTCTAAAATCTTATTCGCACACCCTTTTTACTTTATCTCTCTCTATATCTATGTATAGATAGAGAGAGACAGAGGGGAAGAGGTGAGGGGATATTATCACCTTTCTAAAAACTTAAAATCATTTTGATTCATATAaatagtttataaaaaaaattttgatAAATC is from Helianthus annuus cultivar XRQ/B chromosome 9, HanXRQr2.0-SUNRISE, whole genome shotgun sequence and encodes:
- the LOC110879827 gene encoding probable inactive receptor kinase At2g26730 is translated as MGWIQSFVVVSFVFVLLLPVGKSEAEDVIEALVEFMKKLVPGSMQNIPNWGWNATSDPCLNNWHGVTCDTGNKTVKNIVLEQLNLSGTVDFESVCKETNLLLLSLKYNNLSGSLPQEISNCKQLKLLYLNGNKFSGNLPDSLHDLTNLVRIDISNNELSGNLPDMSRNTGLSTFLAQNNRFTGELPNFNYRLLEDFDVSNNDLTGQIPDDTGKFGARSFAGNPRLCGKVLPNACPVGKKKKKRSHDFLIYSGYAVLALIVLVLVAILFLKKKAKHEDNEFSSDSYTKKGFKSTKDSSFSSESKTGHTRSEFSITSAENGGVSASLVVLSSPVEAVNGMRFEDLLRAPAELIGRGKHGSLYKVLPSGGGVPLVVKRIKDWEISRVEFKKRMQRIDQVKHPKVLPLVAYYCSKQEKLLVYEFQQNGSLSKLLHGSQNGQIFDWGSRLNIASNMAEALAFMHKELKDDGIAHGNIKSSNILLTKDMDSCVSEYGLMVVDNGSQNSNAFNVDVYGFGVVLLELVTGKAVQSNGVDLAKWVNSVVKEEWTGEVFDKALVVEGANEERMVALLQIALKCINDSPGMDQVATMIASLKEEEERSMASSGP
- the LOC110879825 gene encoding uncharacterized protein LOC110879825 gives rise to the protein MVTQFSPKSTASDHHAPPSEPLFPDRNCCFCLSYRWRKVRSSEDDEEQQSTRSLWSRGIAALKKIREWSEIVAGPKWKTFIRRFNQNKSVTRQTSKFQYDPLSYALNFDQGPLQNGDPESENEYMIRNFSSRYVMPPSAVAVTGKVSPDVRTNEFGASFV